The genomic segment CAGCCGTCGAGGGCGTCACCCACATCATCTGCTGTACGGGCACTACGGCCTTTCCGTCTCAGCGATGGCAGTTTCCAGAGCCAAAGGAGTCCAGCAATCCCTTGGCTTGGCTAGAGATTTATGGCAGTCCGCAGAACTACGGCGAGATTGCACGCAATAGCCCTCAAAAAGTTGATGCCGAGGGAGTGGGAAATCTAGTGCAGGCGGCCCCTAAGGATCTACAGCAGTTTGTTCTCATCTCATCCTGCGGCATCCTGCGCCGCCAACAGCTACCGTTTAGCATTCTGAACGCGTTTGGGGTGCTGGATGCCAAACTGCAGGGTGAGACAACCCTGATCCAGTCAGGCTTGCCCTACACAGTCATTCGCCCCGGTCGGCTCATTGACGGCCCCTACACCTCCTATGATCTGAATACGCTGATCAAGGCGAAGACAAAGGGTCAGTACGATGTGGTGCTCGGGCAGGGTGACACGCTCTCAGGGGAAGCCAGTCGGATTGACGTGGCAAGGGCTGCGGTGGAGTGCCTGAAAGCACCGGTCACGGTTGGCAAAACGTTCGATCTGATCAATGAAGGTGCTAGACCCACGGCGATTGATTGGTCTAGTTTGTTTAGCACGTTGGCTTAGAGCGTGTTCAGATAGCTCAGCAGATCGGCCATTTCTGCTGGGCTAACCTGGAATTTTGGCATCGGTGGGGTCTCGCCGCTGGTGATTTGATGCATGAGGCTGAGTTGCGATCGCTTCCCTGAAATATTGCGCAAACTCGGTCCCACTTTACCGTTGGCTTTAGTTCCATGACAGCCCGCACAGTTGAGCTGAAAGATGGCTTTACCCTGTGTAACCTGTCCCTCTAGAGTCAGCACGTCTCGAACGTAGGGATCTGAGAGCCGGATTTGATAGATCGCTGTCGCTGTAATTGCGATCGCAACCACAACCCCCAGCAACACAGCTATAGTTCTCCAAACCCTAGGTTCAGAAGTGGACAGTACCTCAGAAGTCGCTTGCTTATCCAAAAGAATTGGCCTGTGCTGAAGTCAGGTTCATCTTTCGTTATATAACATATCTTTACGTAATTCTTAAAGGTATCCAGCATTACTAAAGATTTCTCCCCCTTATGATTTTCTGGGTAGAGGGCTAATTCACAATCTTCCGCATGTACTGCCCCCAGAGCGTTGCAGCCTGACCACTACTGCCCGATGTTGGCTGATTATCATCATTCCCCAGCCAAATGCCCGTGAGCAGACTGCGACGGGGCACATAGCCAATAAACCAGAGATCGCGCCCCTTATCAGTGGTGCCGGTTTTGCCCGCTTCACCCAGTCCCAAGCTGGCCGAGCGCCCTGTCCCCGAACTAATCACGCCCTGCATCATTCGAGTCATTGTCCGGGCAATCCGGGGCTCTAACACTTGCTCTGCCGATTCCTGACCGCGATTGAAGATCACCCGACAGGTTTGAATATCCTGAGCATCCTCACAATCCCCAGCATCGAGCACCTTACGAATCGCTAGGGGCGTCGCCTTCAGGCCACCATTGGCAACCACCGCATAGGCGCGGCTCATTTCTAAAACAGTGGACTCATTTTGCCCCAGCACCACAGCAGGCACAGGATCTAACTTTGATTCAACACCCAAATCACGCGCCGTCTGGATGACACGATTGAGGCCCGCATCTTGAGCCACCCGCAGCGCCACCACATTCTCCGATAGCGCCATACCGGTATACATATTGACGCTGGCCCCGCCCGAGCGACAGCCCTTATAGGTGAAGCCCTGATAGGTCAGAGGACTGCAGGCATAGGCCTTGCTGGGTGAAATGCCCCGATCAAGGGCGGCGGCATAGCCAAACAGCTTGAAAGTAGAACCGGGCTGGCGCTTTGCCTGAGTTGCCCGATTAAACTGGCTTTTTGCATAATCCACTCCGCCGACCAAGGCCAAAATTTCGCCGGTTCGATAGTCTAGGGTCACAATTGCCCCTTGACTGAACCGAAATTGCGACCCCGCAGTACTGACGGCCTGCTGCAGAGAAAGCATTGCCTCTTCTTGGATCTTGGGATCTAGACCCGTTTCAACGATGAAGTTACCTTCTTGAGCCAAGTCTGGACCCAGAAGCGTTTTGAGTTCATCAAAGACGTAGCTGTAGTAGTAGGGCGCTCGATTACTCTGCAGTGCCTTTTTCGCCTTGGGGCTAATTTCAATGCGCGATCGTCTGGCCCGATTGCCTTCTTCTTGCGTAATGCGACCTTGAGCCGCCATCCGGGTAATCACCCGATTGCGATAGAACAGCGCCGCATCGTAATCTTGCACCGGATTGAAGGCGTTGGGCGCAGGCAAAATTCCAACTAAGGTTGCCGCCTCTGAGATCGATACATCGCCAGCAGACTTATCAAAGTAGAAACGGGCCGCATCTTCAAACCCATTAGCGTTGACGCCCAGATAGACCTTATTGAGGTAAGTCAACAGAACAAGGTCTTTACTGTAGAAGGTTTCCAACTTGAGGGCCACCATAGCCTCACGATATTTGCGGGCAATGGAATTTTCTGCCCCCACATAGCCACGAAACAGACTTCGGGCGACCTGCTGGGTAATACCGCTGCCCCCCTGCTGGCTACCGCCACTAACGTTAGTAAGAAACGCCCGCAGTGTTCCGATGGGGTCAACACCCAAGTGCCAGTAATAGCGACTGTCTTCAGAGGCCAAGAGGGCGTCAACGACGTAGGGAGAAAACTCAGATAGAGACTTAAGCTCACCGTGGGCAGATGTGCGCTGCGGCGTCAGGGGGGTTTGGTCACGAGCCAGCACGACAATCGGCCCCTGATTGACAACAGGTAGAGGCGTCACCTCAAATTTTTGCCACTCAAATGCAACAACGGCGGTGACAAGCGCAATCATGCCCGTCACACCGTAGAGCGCATAACGAAGCCCCCGAATGTACCAAGGGGGCGGATCAATGAATGTGATCTGCACCGCTTCTGCTAAAGCAGGCGGACCAAGGGTTAACTGGTCTTTGTGATGAAGCCAGTACTGTTTAACCCGCTGCTTGCGATGAAAGGTACCGTTCGTAGAGCTTTCATCTAAAAAAACAAAGCGATTCGAACGCTTTTGATCTCGCTGCAGTGAGGCATGCACCTGACTGACGATGGGGTTGCGAATCACGATGTCACAGCCCTGAGAACTCCGCCCAATCACATACCGATCCCCAATCAGCTTATGTTCCTTGGGCTGGTCTTCACCTACGCGGATCAAGAGCTTTGGCACCCTGGCATTACTCTTGAGGACAAGCTTCGTCACATTAGCTGGGGCAAAGATAGTCTTCACGACCTGCGTGACGTTGCCCAGGATAGTACGAGAGGGAGGGGGATCGGGAGTCATTTAATCTGTCACAAGGTCAGCAAGAAGCATGCTTAAACAGAGAGACGAAAACCTTGAGAATAAAGTTCTAGTTCAAGGGTTATCGACCTTACGTACAACATACTGAATCTTGATCATACAAGCAGACGTTGTAACAGTGGTCCAAGAGGCCTCCATATGGTAATCACGGAATCTGGAACAGGAGGTCAGATACGATTGACTATGCCTTATCATTTGCAAAATTTCTTGCACAGATCGGGTGAGAAGGTCCAGGTTTTTGGGCTACGGCTTCTGATATTTCAAGAGGTTGAGTTGTTAACGCAACATCACCGTCTGCAGTGATATGCCATCCGTGTGCCTCAACAATGCGAGTTTGTAACTTCGCAACTGTTATTTTTGAAGACTGCCTATTTCTACGAGCATCCTCCTTAGCAGCACTTATATTTTTTGACTGTCTTAAGGCCCAATTTGCAACAACAGCATCTTGGCTAAGATTTCCATTAGGATCAGGAGATAAACCACCACGACCAGAAACAAAAAATCGACTCAACCGCGACTCTTTTCCCGTTTTGTCAGTACAAACAGCAGCAAAATCTTCCGAGAATATCTTGCTCCTAAATCTTCGTAAATTCATTGGATTCACTGCATTCTCTCGTGAATTTATTTGAATTATTTCATTCTCTCGTGAATTTGCTTGATTTTTTTCATTCGGTTGAAGTCTTAGAGTCCGTTGATCTTGAACAATCAAATCGATACGACCAGTACTAATCATTACATTCCCTCCCATTAGGAATAAAGACAGGTCTGGACTTACTCCCAAGCCTGTTCGATCTAACAGAGAATTCATTATTGAGGATTGGCTGCTAATCGAAGCTGGATTCTCACCCAACTGCAGACCCACTGGCGTACTTATTGTCAGCAGAGAAGATGTTTGTGGCTCTACAGCACTAAACGATGAGCCATCAGAGAAATCAAGCGAAGCAGCATTACTAGCAATAAATGAGCCACCAATATCAAGAGAGGAATTTGGTCCAAATATAATCCCATTAGGATTCAAGAAGAAAAAATTAGCATTCCCATTAGCTTTAATTAAGCCATCGACATTAGAAATACTTCCACCCGTTACGCGACTAATAATATTTTCAACTGAAGCAGAATTATTAAACCGAGCTTCGCCTCCACTCGGTACAGAGAACCTTTCAAAACTGTGAAACAGATTTCTGCCACGTGTTGTCCCCTGATCGATTTGATACAGCAAACCATCCTGAGTTGAAACAGCAGAATTAGCAGGTAAGGTTTGATCTCCAACAACCTGCCCCCTCAGAACCGCCTGGTTTGAGAAGAATATAAATACAGCCCAGAATATTAGTCGCTGGGGTCGAGGCCATCTTTTAAGCAGAAAAATAGCGCGTTGCCCCCATCGCTGCCGACTTACTATGCGTTCAGCCATATACGTTCCAATCACGAAAGCTAATCCCACAGACATATCTCTGGAGGCGGGTGCATTTATGCAAAACTTGGCAAACGCAAAATTAAAACAGGCTCAGCGTCATAGGCATTTTGTTAGAGGTACGACAATCACTTGATTGTTCCTCACGATGGCACAATAGTCCCTACCCTACTCAAACTCTTGAGGACGATAAAAATGTGGAAAGTGATCATCCACTGCTCTGCCGACGGTTGGCGTAACTATGCCACTGCCTTTCGGGAGATTGCAGACAAATACCCTGCTGGCACACTCTTATCCTCACGCAAACTAAAAGGAGATGAGCGCCGAATCATGGAATATGAATTTGAAGATGCCAATGATGCAGAAGCTCTAATGCAAGAATGTATGACCCTCGAAGGCTTTGTGGCCGCCTTTGAGTCAACATAAAGCTCAGTCAACGAAGTATGCCAGTCCAGTCTCTACTTTCTTCAAATTAATTTCATTGTTGAGAAAGATCTGAAGAAATTGAGTTCGCACCAAATCTTGCGCTACGATCCAAAGCTGTTCGTTTAATCGCAAGGGGGTGTCTATGGGCACGCAGCACAGTCTCGAAACAAAATGTCTACACGCCGGTCAAGTCCCTGACCCCACGACTCTATCGCGGGCCGTCCCGATCCATCGCACTAGTTCGTACACCTTCCGCGATACCGAACATGCAGCGAATCTATTCGCCCTCAAAGAACTCGGGAATATCTATACTCGCCTCGGCAACCCCACCCAAGATGTTCTCGAACAGCGCGTGGCTGCAATGGAAGGCGGAGCCGCCGCTCTAGCCGTGGCTTCCGGCACCAGCGGTATTTTCTACAGCATTATCAACATTTGTCAGACCGGTGATGAGATTGTCTCAGCCAATAATCTCTACGGCGGTAGCTACACGATGTTTAACGACATCCTGCCGCAATTCGGAATCAAGACACACTTTGTAGACCCCAGCGACCCAGCCAATTTTGGTAAGGCTATTACAGACAAAACCAAGCTAGTGTTCTGCGAGACAGTGGGTAACCCTGCGCTTGAAGTATCAGACCTTAAAGCTATTTCTGCCATTGCCCATGAAAATGGCCTACCGCTGATTGTGGATAGCACCTTCACAACCCCCTATCTTTTGCGCCCCATTGAGCACGGCGCTGATATCGTCGTTCACTCACTCACAAAGTGGCTGGGCGGTCACGGGACCGGCATCGGCGGTATTGTTGTTGACGCCGGTAAGTTTGACTGGACTTCAGGCAAATTCCCGCTCATGAGTGAGCCAG from the Acaryochloris thomasi RCC1774 genome contains:
- a CDS encoding SDR family oxidoreductase, whose amino-acid sequence is MTQSHPLNSALVLVAGATGGVGQLAVGQLVAQGIPVRALTRNPEKAEQLFAGPTSDPQATPLQITQGDILNPATLPAAVEGVTHIICCTGTTAFPSQRWQFPEPKESSNPLAWLEIYGSPQNYGEIARNSPQKVDAEGVGNLVQAAPKDLQQFVLISSCGILRRQQLPFSILNAFGVLDAKLQGETTLIQSGLPYTVIRPGRLIDGPYTSYDLNTLIKAKTKGQYDVVLGQGDTLSGEASRIDVARAAVECLKAPVTVGKTFDLINEGARPTAIDWSSLFSTLA
- a CDS encoding cytochrome c; the protein is MLLGVVVAIAITATAIYQIRLSDPYVRDVLTLEGQVTQGKAIFQLNCAGCHGTKANGKVGPSLRNISGKRSQLSLMHQITSGETPPMPKFQVSPAEMADLLSYLNTL
- a CDS encoding transglycosylase domain-containing protein, with the translated sequence MTPDPPPSRTILGNVTQVVKTIFAPANVTKLVLKSNARVPKLLIRVGEDQPKEHKLIGDRYVIGRSSQGCDIVIRNPIVSQVHASLQRDQKRSNRFVFLDESSTNGTFHRKQRVKQYWLHHKDQLTLGPPALAEAVQITFIDPPPWYIRGLRYALYGVTGMIALVTAVVAFEWQKFEVTPLPVVNQGPIVVLARDQTPLTPQRTSAHGELKSLSEFSPYVVDALLASEDSRYYWHLGVDPIGTLRAFLTNVSGGSQQGGSGITQQVARSLFRGYVGAENSIARKYREAMVALKLETFYSKDLVLLTYLNKVYLGVNANGFEDAARFYFDKSAGDVSISEAATLVGILPAPNAFNPVQDYDAALFYRNRVITRMAAQGRITQEEGNRARRSRIEISPKAKKALQSNRAPYYYSYVFDELKTLLGPDLAQEGNFIVETGLDPKIQEEAMLSLQQAVSTAGSQFRFSQGAIVTLDYRTGEILALVGGVDYAKSQFNRATQAKRQPGSTFKLFGYAAALDRGISPSKAYACSPLTYQGFTYKGCRSGGASVNMYTGMALSENVVALRVAQDAGLNRVIQTARDLGVESKLDPVPAVVLGQNESTVLEMSRAYAVVANGGLKATPLAIRKVLDAGDCEDAQDIQTCRVIFNRGQESAEQVLEPRIARTMTRMMQGVISSGTGRSASLGLGEAGKTGTTDKGRDLWFIGYVPRRSLLTGIWLGNDDNQPTSGSSGQAATLWGQYMRKIVN
- a CDS encoding filamentous hemagglutinin N-terminal domain-containing protein translates to MSVGLAFVIGTYMAERIVSRQRWGQRAIFLLKRWPRPQRLIFWAVFIFFSNQAVLRGQVVGDQTLPANSAVSTQDGLLYQIDQGTTRGRNLFHSFERFSVPSGGEARFNNSASVENIISRVTGGSISNVDGLIKANGNANFFFLNPNGIIFGPNSSLDIGGSFIASNAASLDFSDGSSFSAVEPQTSSLLTISTPVGLQLGENPASISSQSSIMNSLLDRTGLGVSPDLSLFLMGGNVMISTGRIDLIVQDQRTLRLQPNEKNQANSRENEIIQINSRENAVNPMNLRRFRSKIFSEDFAAVCTDKTGKESRLSRFFVSGRGGLSPDPNGNLSQDAVVANWALRQSKNISAAKEDARRNRQSSKITVAKLQTRIVEAHGWHITADGDVALTTQPLEISEAVAQKPGPSHPICARNFANDKA
- a CDS encoding O-acetylhomoserine aminocarboxypropyltransferase/cysteine synthase family protein, with the translated sequence MGTQHSLETKCLHAGQVPDPTTLSRAVPIHRTSSYTFRDTEHAANLFALKELGNIYTRLGNPTQDVLEQRVAAMEGGAAALAVASGTSGIFYSIINICQTGDEIVSANNLYGGSYTMFNDILPQFGIKTHFVDPSDPANFGKAITDKTKLVFCETVGNPALEVSDLKAISAIAHENGLPLIVDSTFTTPYLLRPIEHGADIVVHSLTKWLGGHGTGIGGIVVDAGKFDWTSGKFPLMSEPDPSYHGLRYAHDLGDLSAIAYILRMRVVPLRNLGACIAPDNAWLFLQGIETLHLRMQRHSENALEVAKFLSKHKAVDWVRYPGLESDPGHATAKKYLKNGFGAMVIFGISGGQAAGQKFIEKLNLFSHLANVGDAKSLAIHPATTTHSQLTEEQQRSGGISPELVRLSIGIENVSDIISDLKQALS